One window of Papaver somniferum cultivar HN1 chromosome 9, ASM357369v1, whole genome shotgun sequence genomic DNA carries:
- the LOC113308114 gene encoding 26S proteasome non-ATPase regulatory subunit 1 homolog A-like has protein sequence MATMVSSARGSLAMLSEQHPALKRHALSDLNKRVDYYWHEIATCVSMIESLAEDEKFDRRQLAALVASKVFYNLGSLNDALRHALSAGELFDVSEDSDYVHAILAKAIDEYAIFKKAAAETNQEADKVDPRLEVIVDRMLRKCISDQKYQQAIGIAIECRRLDIIEEAITKSDNIPAALDYCIHLAHSFVTLKEYRSEVLCVIVKVFQSLPNPDYLRICQRLMSLDESAGVAMILEKLLRSNQDDALMAFQIAFDLVDDERQAFLLNVKDRFPDPAKSESSVEANDQIAAPQDIQMADGPNAPRRVVVKADEERYNERIAKLKGILSGETVINLNLRFLNSNNRSDLLILKTIKESVDTRNSVCHSAMIFANAIMHSGTTADTFLRVNLDWLSRATNWAKFSATAGLGVIHKGHLQQGRALMAPYLSQNGTAGGGSPYSEGGALYALGLIHANHGEGIKQFLRDSLRSTNAEVIQHGACLGLGLASLGTADEELYEDVKNVLYMDSAVSGEAAGISMGLLMVGTASKKASEMLAYARETQHEKIIRGLALGIALTVYGREEEAVTLIEKMTRDQDPILRYGGMYALAMAYRGTANNKAIRQLLHFAVSDVSDDVRRTAVLALGFVLSSEPEQTPRIVSLLSESYNPHVRYGAAMAVGISCAGTGLSEAISLLEPLTSDVVDFVRQGALIAMAMVMIQTSETCDFRVASFRRQLEKIVLDKHEDTVSKMGAILATGILDAGGRNVTIRLHSKHRHDKVTAIVGLAVFSQFWYWYPLIYFISLAFSPTAFIGLNYDLNVPKFELLSNAKPSLFEYPKPTTPPATTSAVKPPTAILSTSAKAKTRAKKDADQKAIAEKSTEKESSSADGDSMQVDGSSSSVEKKVAPEPESTFEILTNPARVVPAQEKYIKFLEDSRCSPVSLAPSGFVLLKDLQPEDVEVLSLHLTDTPSSITAPATTAAPQGPPLVAAMAVDEEPQPPQPFDYTA, from the exons ATGGCTACGATGGTGAGTTCTGCACGTGGTTCGCTTGCTATGCTGAGCGAACAACATCCAGCTTTGAAGCGACATGCTCTCAGCGATTTGAACAAACGCGTGGATTATTACTGGCATGAAATCGCAACTTGCGTTTCTATGAT TGAAAGTTTGGCTGAAGACGAAAAATTTGATCGAAGACAACTTGCTGCATTGGTTGCATCAAAGGTTTTCTACAATCTGGGATCTTTGAATGATGCATTAAGGCATGCGCTATCAGCAGGCGAACTCTTTGATGTTTCAGAGGACTCTGATTATGTCCATGCTATTCTTG CTAAAGCTATTGATGAATATGCTATTTTTAAGAAAGCAGCTGCTGAGACGAACCAAGAAGCAGATAAGGTGGATCCTAGATTGGAGGTTATCGTGGACAGGATGCTGAGGAA GTGCATCTCGGACCAAAAATACCAACAAGCTATCGGAATTGCAATTGAGTGCAGAAGGTTGGACATAATTGAGGAAGCTATTACAAAGAGTGATAATATTCCTGCAGCACTTGATTATTGCATCCATCTTGCTCATTCCTTTGTTACCCTGAAAGAATACCGCAGTGAG GTGCTTTGCGTTATAGTCAAAGTGTTTCAAAGCTTGCCGAATCCGGATTACTTGAGGATTTGCCAGCGCCTCATGTCTCTGGATGAATCTGCAGGCGTTGCCATGATACTGGAGAAACTTTTGCGGTCCAATCAG GATGATGCTCTTATGGCGTTCCAAATTGCTTTTGATCTTGTTGACGATGAGCGCCAAGCTTTTCTATTGAACGTTAAAGATCGTTTTCCTGATCCAGCTAAAAGTGAAAGCTCTGTGGAAGCTAATGATCAAATAGCGGCCCCCCAGGATATTCAAATGGCAGATGGACCTAATGCACCTCGTAGGGTTGTAGTCAAGGCTGATGAAGAGAGATACAATGAGAGGATAGCTAAACTTAAGGGAATTTTGTCTGGGGAGACCGTAATTAATCTGAATCTACGATTCCTAAATAGTAATAACAG ATCCGATCTTCTAATTCTAAAGACAATAAAGGAGTCGGTTGACACCCGAAACAGTGTTTGCCACAGTGCGATGATATTTGCAAATGCAATCATGCATTCTGGAACAACAGCAGATACCTTCTTGAGGGTGAACTTG GACTGGTTGAGTCGAGCTACGAATTGGGCAAAGTTTAGTGCAACTGCTGGACTTGGTGTTATTCACAAGGGTCACCTGCAACAAGGGAGGGCTCTGATGGCACCTTATCTTTCACAAAATGGAACTGCTGGAGGTGGTAGTCCATATTCAGAGGGTGGTGCCCTTTATGCCCTCGGACTGATACACGCTAACCATGGAGAGGGTATTAAACAGTTTCTCCGCGACAGCTTACGCAGTACAAATGCAGAG GTTATTCAACACGGGGCTTGCTTAGGTCTTGGATTGGCTTCTCTAGGAACTGCTGATGAAGAGTTATATGAGGATGTAAAGAATGTTCTTTATATGGATAGTGCTGTGTCTGGTGAGGCTGCAGGGATTAGTATGGGTTTACTAATGGTTGGAACAGCTAGCAAAAAAGCTAGTGAGATGCTTGCATATGCTCGAGAGACTCAACATGAAAAAATTATTAGGGGCCTGGCACTCGGAATTGCTCTTACAGTGTACGGGAGGGAGGAAGAAGCTGTCACACTGATTGAGAAGATGACTAGGGATCAAGATCCTATCCTCCGCTATGGTGGTATGTATGCATTAGCAATGGCCTATAGGGGAACAGCAAATAACAAGGCCATTCGCCAGTTGTTGCACTTTGCAGTTTCTGATGTCAGTGACGATGTAAGGAGGACAGCTGTTCTAGCCCTTGGATTTGTTTTGTCCTCTGAACCTGAGCAG ACTCCGCGAATTGTATCCTTGCTCTCCGAGTCCTACAACCCACATGTTAGATACGGTGCTGCAATGGCAGTGGGCATTTCATGTGCAGGTACAGGTTTGAGTGAAGCCATCTCGTTGCTGGAGCCACTCACATCAGATGTTGTAGATTTTGTTCGTCAAGGGGCACTTATTGCAATGGCGATGGTGATGATTCAAACCAGTGAAACTTGTGATTTTCGTGTCGCGTCTTTCAG GCGTCAGCTGGAGAAAATTGTTCTTGACAAGCATGAGGATACCGTGAGCAAGATGGGAGCAATTTTAGCTACTGGAATTCTTGATGCTGGTGGTAGAAATGTGACAATCAGGCTGCATTCTAAACACAGGCATGATAAAGTCACCGCAATAGTTGGATTGGCAGTCTTTAGCCAGTTTTGGTATTGGTATCCGCTAATATATTTCATTAGTCTTGCCTTTTCCCCCACCGCATTCATTGGCCTAAATTATGACCTTAATGTCCCAAAGTTTGAACTCCTGTCAAACGCCAAACCATCTCTATTTGAGTACCCTAAACCCACAACTCCCCCTGCTACAACATCGGCTGTAAAACCCCCCACTGCTATTCTATCCACATCTGCTAAAGCAAAAACTCGTGCAAAGAAAGACGCGGATCAGAAAGCTATTGCCGAGAAGTCAACTGAGAAGGAGTCTTCTTCAGCCGATGGGGACTCCATGCAG GTGGATGGCTCTTCATCTTCGGTGGAGAAGAAGGTAGCTCCAGAGCCAGAATCCACTTTCGAAATATTAACTAACCCTGCTAGGGTTGTGCCAGCACAGGAGAAGTATATTAAGTTCCTTGAGGATAGTAGATGTTCACCAGTAAGTTTAGCCCCATCAGGATTTGTTTTGTTGAAGGATCTCCAACCAGAAGATGTGGAAGTGCTCTCTCTCCATCTCACTGACACACCCAGCTCCATCACCGCACCTGCCACAACAGCTGCTCCGCAAGGACCACCTCTTGTAGCAGCAATGGCTGTTGATGAGGAACCTCAACCTCCTCAACCTTTCGATTATACCGCATGA